The DNA region TTGCGCTCCCCCGCGGCGTACGCGTGCTGTGCGGCCTGCAAGGCGTGGTGCAGCGTGAGCGCTTGCCGGCGGTATTCTCCCTGCAAGTAAACATTGCGCGAGCTCATCGCCAGCCCGTCCGGCTCGCGCACCGTGGGGCAGATGCGCACCTCGATCGGCACGTTCAGGTCGCGCGTCATCTGCCGGACGACCACGGTTTGCTGGTAGTCCTTCTGGCCGAAGTAGGCGTAGTTGGCCGGCGCCAGGTTCAGCAGCTTGAGCACGATCGTCGCCACGCCGCTGAAGTGGGTCGGCCGGATGGCGCCTTCGAGCACGCTGCCCGCCGGGCCGACCTCGATGCGGGTCGCGGCGCCGGGGGGGTACATCGTTTCTACCGCCGGGCAGAAGACCGCGTCGCAGCCGGCGGATTCTAGCAGCGCAATGTCCTGCTCGAGGTTGCGCGGGTAGCGGTCCAGGTCTTCGCCGGGGCCGAACTGCGTGGGGTTCACGAAGATCGTGGCCGCGGTTAGGTCGCACTCGGCCCGGGCGGCCCGCACCAGGCTGAGGTGTCCGGCGTGCAGGGCCCCCATCGTGGGGGTCAGGCCCACGGTTTGGCCCGCGGCGCGGCGGGCCAGGGTCCAGGCGCGGAGCGCGTCGCCGTCGGTGAATCGAACGAGGGGCATCGGGAGGATTGGTCGGGTCGTACGCGTGTGGGGTCCGCCGAGAACGAGCATTGTGGCGGGCGAGGCCCTTCCGGCCTAGCGCGAACCGCCGATGCCCCGCAAAACGCCCCGCTAGGGCGCCGCGTCGGGCCAAACGCAGGCGACGGCGGCCAGCAGGTCGGCGTCGAAGTGCGCCGCGTCGGCGTCACTGAGCCACAGCGTCGGCGCCGGCGTGACCGGGCCGGGGGCCCCCGGCCCGCGTGCGTCGATCACCAGCCTGGGCAGCGGGCCGGCCGCGTCGCGCTCAATGGATAGAGACGGATGGCGCTCGCCCAGCAGCCGCTCTACGCGGCGGGCGGCTTGGCTTTCGCCCAGCAGGAGCACGTGATCGGCGCCGTGCTGGAGGGTGTTCCAGAGCTCGTCGATCCGGCAGCCCAGCAGCGGGTGCCGCATGTCGGGGGCCGCCTCGGCGGCCGGCGCCAGCACGAACGGCCTGTAGCTCATCCGCGGGTGCGGCACGGTAAGCCTGGGGGTTTGGAGCACGAGGTCGCCAAACAGCAGCAGGTCGAGGTCCAGCGTGCGCGCGCCCCAACGCGTGCGTCGCTGCCGCCCGCTGGCCTCTTCGATCGAGGCGAGCAGGTCGTGCAGCTCGGCCGCGTCGATCTCGGTCGTCAGCCTCACGGCGCCGTTGAGGAAGGGCTCTTGCCCGGCCGGCCCGCCGATGGGCGCCGTGGTCCGCCAGGCGCCGGCGCGCACCACGCCGTCCGAGGCGACCGACGCTAGCTCGCTGCACGCGCCCTCAATCGCGGCGACGCGGTCCCCCAGGTTGGCGCCCATGCCGATCAGGCAGTCGGTCTTCAATTGGCAGCCTGCGAACCAGGACGCGAGCCGGAAGCGTCAGCGCCCCGAGGCCGCACTGCGACGAACCTCGGGGCGCTGACGCTTCCGGCTCAACCGGCGTTGGGGAAACCGAGTTGAGCAGCCGCTCGGCGCAAAAAAGTACGGCAGGGGGAAGCGATGTTCCCCCTGCCGTAGAGATAAAAGGATCCGAAGATCATAGCAACCCATGGAGGGGACATCCCTTTCGCGAACGCTGTCGCCGACTAGCCGATCCGTCGATGCGTCGCCCCCCAATCGGGTAATCGAGAACGGCCGAAGTCTTGACGGCCGAGTATCGCCAAACAACTCGTTTGAAGAGAAGCGTGCTGCGTTGACTGGTCACTATCGCTCCCCCACGAAACCCACACGATCATCCGCCACGCCCTCTCGACATTTCTGGCGGCCCTTCTGGCGTGAAGGGGCGCAGAGGTAGCGCGGTTCTTCTATTCTTGGCGCCCCTAGACTCCAGCGGCGAGGGCCCGCCCAGGGCCCAATGGCGTGCGCCGTTGGAAGCAACACAAGGCGGGCTGAAGGACTCAACACGCGTTGTGCGATGCAGTGGACGCAGTGTTGCGGAACTCGCGCGCGATGTCAAGCAGCCTTCGCCGCGCTTCGAAAAAGTTGCGCGCGTCCCCTGCAATCGCTGCGCGCAAAGTGCTTGACGAGCCGCGACAAGTTTCCGCGCGCGTCGCTAGAATAAGACTGACCCAACGCCGCACGCGATCCTCTAGAGCAACACAAAGCACCCCGCCATGCCGAGCGAGAAACCAACCTTCCAAGGCCTCCGCGTGCTCGCGCTGGAGAGCCGCCGCAGCGCCGACATGGCGCGCATGATCGAGCGATTGGGGGGCCAAGCGATCAACGCGCCGTCGATGCGCGAGACTTCCGTTGACGACCCACGCCCCGCCGTCGAGTTCGCCCACCGACTGCTGGCCGGGCAGATCGACGCGCTGATCCTGCTGACCGGCGTCGGCGTGCAGAAGTTTGTCGAGCAGGCGGCGCCGCACGTCGGGCGCGAGCGGCTGGTGAACGCGATGTCCGACGTGCCGATCGTCGCCCGCGGCCCCAAGCCGACGATGGCGCTCAAGGCGCTCGGCATTAAACCAACGCACCAGGCGCCGGAGCCCAACACCTGGCGCGAGCTGCTCACGCTGCTCGATCAGAAGATGCCGGTCGCCAACATGACCGTCGGGCTGCAAGAGTACGGCGTCACCAACCCGAGCCTCGTCGCCGGGCTCGAGGCCCGCGGCGCCAGGGTCGACCGGCTGTGCGTCTACCGCTGGGAGCTCCCCGAAGACACCGGCCCGCTCGAGCAGGCCGTGCGGTTGATCGCCGAGGGAGGGGTCGACGTGGTGATGTTCACCTCCGCCCAACAGATCAACAACCTGCTCGAAGTGGCCGATCGCAGCGACCTGGGCCCCGCCGTGCGGAAGGGGATGCAGCGGATGGTGGTCGCCTCGATCGGCCCCACCACCAGCGAACGCCTCGAAGAAGAGGGGCTGCCGATCGACCTCGAGGCCTCCCCGCCGAAGATGGGGACGCTGGTTGTGCTAGCGGCAGAGAAGTCCCACGGGCTCATCACGCAGAAGCGGGGCGCGGCCCCCTCGATCCGGACGCCGGCCCCTAGCGCTACGACTCCGGCTCCCGCCGCCGCGGGGGGGCAGAGCCTGTTCCTCCGTGCGTGCCGCCGCGAGCCGACGGAGCGGACGCCGGTGTGGCTGATGCGCCAGGCGGGTCGCTACATGCCAGAGTACCGCGCGGTGCGCAGCAAGCTGTCGTTCCTCGAGCTCTGCAAGAACCCCAGGCTCTGCAGCGAGGTGATGTGCACCGCGGTCGACTACCTGGGGGTCGACGCCGCGATCATCTTCTCCGACCTGCTGCCGATCCTCGAGCCGATGGGGCTCAAGCTGGAGTTCGCGCCGGGCGACGGTCCGGTGATCCACAACCCGGTGCGAACCGCGGCGGACGTCGACCGCGTGCTCGCGTTGCAGAACATCGACGCGCTCGATTACGTCGTTGAGACGGTCCGCCAGACCCGCGCCGACCTGCCGGCAGACATGCCATTGATCGGCTTCGCGGGCGCGCCGTTTACGCTGGCCAGCTACGCGATCGAGGGGGGCTCGTCGCGCACCTACCTGCATTCCAAGACGCTGATGCTGCGCGACGAGGGCGCCTGGCGCGCGCTGCTAGAAAAGCTCGCGGACTCCGCGGCGCTCTACCTCAACGCGCAGATCGCCGCGGGCGCCGAGGCGGTGCAGGTGTTCGATAGCTGGGTCGGCTGCTTGGGCCCGGAAGACTACCGCCGCTACGTGCTCCCCGCCACGCAGCGGCTGCTGTCACAAATCGATTCTTCCGCGGTCGTGATCCACTTCGGCGCCGGCAACCCCGCGTTGCTGCCGCTGCTGGCCGAGGCCGGGGGGGACGTGATCGGCGTCGACTGGCGGATCGACCTGGCGCGTGCGTGGGAGATGGTCGGCCCCCAGCGGGCGGTGCAGGGCAACCTCGACCCCGCGGTGCTGCTGGCGGACCCATCGGTGCTGCGCGAGCGCGTGCGGTCGGTCATCGACCAAGCCGCGGGCCGCCCCGGGCACGTCTTCAACCTGGGGCACGGCATCCTGCAGCAGACTCCGCCGGAGAACGCGCGGGCGTTGGTGGCGATGGTGAAGGAGCTGAGCGCGCGGGGCTAGGGTTTCGAGGCAGGGGTGTCAGCTCGCAGAGGTTGGAAAGTCGTCTGGCGAAAGTTCTTGCTGCGCCAGGTGTCGAATCGCGATCACCTCGACGACTTCTCCCACGATGCGAAAAACTGCGCGGTGGGTTGGGCGGCCGCCGAGTCCGAAATTGAGTTGACGCAGCCCACCATCGAACTTGTCCGACTCAATCGATAGCGGCTGGCGCTGTGGATGGCGCTGCAGGCCGTTGATGGCTGCTTCGAACCCTTCTAGCCACCGCCACGCTTGGTCCGCGTCTCGGTGTTCGGACCACCACTGGGCGGTACGTATCAGATTAGACCTGGCTTCGTGGGTAAGCGAGACGCGATGCCTCACGGTGTATCCCTTCCAATCGCCCCTCGCGCTGCGTCGAACGCATCGGCGACCGGCACAGTCCGACCCGCATCGGCGTCGGCAATCCCTCGCCTGATCGACGCCAAGTCGTCAGCGTCTTGGCCGAACTCTTGCCAGAGGCGGGCCAATTGCTCGATGGACTCGGCGTTCCCGCCAGAGATATGCGCTTCGGCGAACGCCTGAAAGTTCGCGAAGTCTTCTAGAGTAATCGCCATGACTACATTATTGCTTCGCGAACTGAGGGCAGCAACCGAGCGGTCGCCCGACCCACTGGGCGCTTCCGTCTCCCGGCTGAATGACGCTCTCGCCCTACTCCGCGTTCACCACGTTCACCAGCTCGCGCAACCGGCCGTGGTTCTTGCGGTCGAAGTGCAGCACCAGCCTCGGCAGCTTGGCGGCGCCGTTCTCGTCGGCTTCTTCGGCCAGGCGGTCGGTCTGCTCGATCGCGCCGGAGACCAGGATGTCCGTAAACGCGTCGTTCAGCCGCGCCAGCGTCTGCTCGCTGATGCGCCGGTTGAGCCGCAGCACCAGGCGTTGGCCGACGTACCGCATGCTGTGGTAGACGCGGTAGAAGCCCAGCAGCTCGTCAACCGCCTCGTCGACGCTGCTGGTGACGCGGAACAACGACAGGTCGGGGGGCGAGATCAGCCCCGTGCGGTGCAGGTGCCGCTCGATGAAGGCCAGCCAGTCCTGCCAGTAGCCCTGGCCGGGGGCGTCTAGCATCACCATCGGCAGCAGCTCCCGCTTG from Pirellulimonas nuda includes:
- a CDS encoding type II toxin-antitoxin system RelE/ParE family toxin, which produces MRHRVSLTHEARSNLIRTAQWWSEHRDADQAWRWLEGFEAAINGLQRHPQRQPLSIESDKFDGGLRQLNFGLGGRPTHRAVFRIVGEVVEVIAIRHLAQQELSPDDFPTSAS
- the folK gene encoding 2-amino-4-hydroxy-6-hydroxymethyldihydropteridine diphosphokinase → MKTDCLIGMGANLGDRVAAIEGACSELASVASDGVVRAGAWRTTAPIGGPAGQEPFLNGAVRLTTEIDAAELHDLLASIEEASGRQRRTRWGARTLDLDLLLFGDLVLQTPRLTVPHPRMSYRPFVLAPAAEAAPDMRHPLLGCRIDELWNTLQHGADHVLLLGESQAARRVERLLGERHPSLSIERDAAGPLPRLVIDARGPGAPGPVTPAPTLWLSDADAAHFDADLLAAVACVWPDAAP
- the hemE gene encoding uroporphyrinogen decarboxylase, which encodes MPSEKPTFQGLRVLALESRRSADMARMIERLGGQAINAPSMRETSVDDPRPAVEFAHRLLAGQIDALILLTGVGVQKFVEQAAPHVGRERLVNAMSDVPIVARGPKPTMALKALGIKPTHQAPEPNTWRELLTLLDQKMPVANMTVGLQEYGVTNPSLVAGLEARGARVDRLCVYRWELPEDTGPLEQAVRLIAEGGVDVVMFTSAQQINNLLEVADRSDLGPAVRKGMQRMVVASIGPTTSERLEEEGLPIDLEASPPKMGTLVVLAAEKSHGLITQKRGAAPSIRTPAPSATTPAPAAAGGQSLFLRACRREPTERTPVWLMRQAGRYMPEYRAVRSKLSFLELCKNPRLCSEVMCTAVDYLGVDAAIIFSDLLPILEPMGLKLEFAPGDGPVIHNPVRTAADVDRVLALQNIDALDYVVETVRQTRADLPADMPLIGFAGAPFTLASYAIEGGSSRTYLHSKTLMLRDEGAWRALLEKLADSAALYLNAQIAAGAEAVQVFDSWVGCLGPEDYRRYVLPATQRLLSQIDSSAVVIHFGAGNPALLPLLAEAGGDVIGVDWRIDLARAWEMVGPQRAVQGNLDPAVLLADPSVLRERVRSVIDQAAGRPGHVFNLGHGILQQTPPENARALVAMVKELSARG
- the panC gene encoding pantoate--beta-alanine ligase, translating into MPLVRFTDGDALRAWTLARRAAGQTVGLTPTMGALHAGHLSLVRAARAECDLTAATIFVNPTQFGPGEDLDRYPRNLEQDIALLESAGCDAVFCPAVETMYPPGAATRIEVGPAGSVLEGAIRPTHFSGVATIVLKLLNLAPANYAYFGQKDYQQTVVVRQMTRDLNVPIEVRICPTVREPDGLAMSSRNVYLQGEYRRQALTLHHALQAAQHAYAAGERNAARLRRAMEAVFAGEPQVEPQYAVLLHDGGVEEAHGELTGPTVAAVAAKVGPTRLIDNQLLSPGEPPA